One Alligator mississippiensis isolate rAllMis1 chromosome 1, rAllMis1, whole genome shotgun sequence genomic window carries:
- the IFNGR2 gene encoding interferon gamma receptor 2: MLPLLLLLLVPGGIARALSPESASQLPAPQNVTIDSRNFYNLLRWAPVQVEKDPVFYTVQYKTQSYDKWGEINCTHIAETKCNFTSTEIQSHWITFFRVRSELEDMQSDWVETDAFMAAKDTIVGPLTLKDVVSNPDSLLLNFLPPLGKVTSIFDVEYLVHYWEKSTAIKKTITTRNTQVELQNLRQLTEYCFQIQAAVKHSLRSYSCGLLSNTSCHQTTMSDGTKAGYILLIFVVTIIVVVGVAMVFFYLGNFNEAIKAWSQPSLKIPSHIEEYLNDPDMPVFEDWENTCVEVDHWDSLSVVSKAEGSQTEA, encoded by the exons AATCTGCTTCCCAATTACCAGCACCACAAAATGTGACAATTGATTCACGTAACTTTTATAACTTACTGAGATGGGCTCCTGTTCAAGTGGAGAAGGATCCAGTGTTCTATACAGTCCAGTATAAAAC GCAGTCCTATGACAAGTGGGGTGAAATTAACTGTACACATATTGCAGAGACTAAATGCAATTTCACAAGTACAGAAATCCAGAGCCACTGGATAACTTTTTTCCGTGTTAGAAGCGAGCTAGAAGACATGCAGTCTGACTGGGTGGAAACAGATGCTTTTATGGCAGCGAAAGACA CTATTGTGGGGCCTCTGACATTGAAAGATGTGGTTTCAAATCCTGATTCACTTCTCCTTAATTTCTTGCCACCTCTTGGGAAGGTAACCTCTATCTTTGACGTTGAATACCTTGTGCACTACTGGGAGAAATCAACAGCTATAAAA AAAACAATTACAACCCGCAATACACAGGTCGAACTTCAAAATCTGAGGCAATTGACAGAGTACTGTTTTCAAATACAAGCAGCTGTCAAGCATTCATTAAGGTCTTACAGCTGTGGATTATTAAGCAACACCTCTTGTCACCAAACTACAATGAGCG ATGGGACGAAAGCTGGATATATTCTGCTAATATTTGTAGTCACAATTATTGTGGTGGTCGGTGTAGCCATGGTGTTTTTTTATTTAGGGAATTTTAATGAAGCAATTAAAGCATGGTCACAGCCATCTTTAAAAATCCCATCACATATTGAAgag tatTTAAATGATCCTGACATGCCTGTTTTTGAGGACTGGGAGAATACTTGTGTTGAAGTAGATCACTGGGACTCCTTGTCAGTTGTCTCCAAGGCAGAAGGAAGCCAAACAGAAGCCTGA